A genome region from Urocitellus parryii isolate mUroPar1 chromosome X, mUroPar1.hap1, whole genome shotgun sequence includes the following:
- the Sox3 gene encoding transcription factor SOX-3 isoform X2: MYSLLETELKNPVGPPTPAAGTGGGSSSGASGGGGGSDQDRVKRPMNAFMVWSRGQRRKMALENPKMHNSEISKRLGADWKLLTDAEKRPFIDEAKRLRAVHMKEYPDYKYRPRRKTKTLLKKDKYSLPSGLLPPGAAAAAAAAAAAAAASSPVGVGQRLDTYTHVNGWANGAYSLVQEQLGYAQPPSMSSPPPPPALPQMHRYDMAGLQYSPMMPPTAQSYMNAAAAAAAASGYGGMALGPMGSVVKSEPSSPPPAIASHSQRACLGDLRDMISMYLPPGGDAADAASPLPGGRLHGVHQHYQGAGTAVNGTVPLTHI, encoded by the exons ATGTACAGCCTGCTGGAGACTGAGCTCAAGAACCCGGTGGGGCCACCCACCCCAGCAGCAGGCACTG GCGGCGGTAGCAGCAGTGGCGCAAGCGGTGGTGGCGGGGGCAGCGACCAGGACCGCGTGAAGCGGCCCATGAACGCCTTCATGGTATGGTCCCGCGGGCAGCGGCGCAAGATGGCCCTGGAGAACCCCAAGATGCACAACTCTGAGATCAGCAAACGCTTGGGAGCCGACTGGAAACTGCTGACCGACGCCGAGAAGCGACCGTTCATCGACGAGGCCAAGCGACTGCGCGCCGTGCACATGAAGGAGTACCCGGACTACAAGTACCGGCCACGCCGCAAGACCAAGACGCTGCTCAAGAAGGACAAGTACTCCCTGCCCAGCGGCCTGCTGCCCCccggcgccgccgccgccgccgcagctgccgccgccgccgccgccgccagcaGTCCTGTGGGCGTGGGCCAGCGCCTGGACACGTACACACACGTGAACGGCTGGGCCAACGGCGCGTACTCGCTAGTGCAGGAGCAGCTGGGCTACGCGCAGCCCCCGAGTATGAGcagcccgccgccgccgccagcgCTGCCGCAGATGCACCGCTACGACATGGCCGGCCTGCAGTACAGTCCCATGATGCCACCCACCGCCCAGAGCTACATGAACGCCgcggccgctgccgccgccgcctcggGCTACGGGGGCATGGC CCTGGGCCCCATGGGCTCGGTGGTGAAGTCGGAGCCCAGCTCACCTCCGCCCGCCATCGCGTCGCACTCGCAGCGTGCGTGCCTCGGAGACCTGCGCGACATGATCAGCATGTACCTGCCACCCGGCGGGGACGCGGCCGACGCCGCTTCTCCGCTGCCCGGCGGTCGCCTGCACGGCGTACACCAGCATTACCAGGGCGCCGGGACTGCGGTCAACGGAACGGTGCCGCTGACCCACATCTGA
- the Sox3 gene encoding transcription factor SOX-3 isoform X3 yields MYSLLETELKNPVGPPTPAAGTGGPAASGGAGKNSANAGGGANAGGGSSSGASGGGGGSDQDRVKRPMNAFMVWSRGQRRKMALENPKMHNSEISKRLGADWKLLTDAEKRPFIDEAKRLRAVHMKEYPDYKYRPRRKTKTLLKKDKYSLPSGLLPPGAAAAAAAAAAAAAASSPVGVGQRLDTYTHVNGWANGAYSLVQEQLGYAQPPSMSSPPPPPALPQMHRYDMAGLQYSPMMPPTAQSYMNAAAAAAAASGYGGMAPSAAAAAAAAYGQQPATAAAAAAAAAAMSLGPMGSVVKSEPSSPPPAIASHSQRACLGDLRDMISMYLPPGGDAADAASPLPGGRLHGVHQHYQGAGTAVNGTVPLTHI; encoded by the coding sequence ATGTACAGCCTGCTGGAGACTGAGCTCAAGAACCCGGTGGGGCCACCCACCCCAGCAGCAGGCACTGGCGGCCCTGCAGCCTCCGGCGGCGCAGGCAAGAATAGCGCGAACGCAGGCGGCGGCGCGAACGCAGGCGGCGGTAGCAGCAGTGGCGCAAGCGGTGGTGGCGGGGGCAGCGACCAGGACCGCGTGAAGCGGCCCATGAACGCCTTCATGGTATGGTCCCGCGGGCAGCGGCGCAAGATGGCCCTGGAGAACCCCAAGATGCACAACTCTGAGATCAGCAAACGCTTGGGAGCCGACTGGAAACTGCTGACCGACGCCGAGAAGCGACCGTTCATCGACGAGGCCAAGCGACTGCGCGCCGTGCACATGAAGGAGTACCCGGACTACAAGTACCGGCCACGCCGCAAGACCAAGACGCTGCTCAAGAAGGACAAGTACTCCCTGCCCAGCGGCCTGCTGCCCCccggcgccgccgccgccgccgcagctgccgccgccgccgccgccgccagcaGTCCTGTGGGCGTGGGCCAGCGCCTGGACACGTACACACACGTGAACGGCTGGGCCAACGGCGCGTACTCGCTAGTGCAGGAGCAGCTGGGCTACGCGCAGCCCCCGAGTATGAGcagcccgccgccgccgccagcgCTGCCGCAGATGCACCGCTACGACATGGCCGGCCTGCAGTACAGTCCCATGATGCCACCCACCGCCCAGAGCTACATGAACGCCgcggccgctgccgccgccgcctcggGCTACGGGGGCATGGCGccctccgccgccgccgctgccgccgccgcctaCGGGCAGCAgcccgccaccgccgccgcagctgCCGCCGCAGCGGCCGCCATGAGCCTGGGCCCCATGGGCTCGGTGGTGAAGTCGGAGCCCAGCTCACCTCCGCCCGCCATCGCGTCGCACTCGCAGCGTGCGTGCCTCGGAGACCTGCGCGACATGATCAGCATGTACCTGCCACCCGGCGGGGACGCGGCCGACGCCGCTTCTCCGCTGCCCGGCGGTCGCCTGCACGGCGTACACCAGCATTACCAGGGCGCCGGGACTGCGGTCAACGGAACGGTGCCGCTGACCCACATCTGA
- the Sox3 gene encoding transcription factor SOX-3 isoform X1 yields MYSLLETELKNPNSANAGGGANAGGGSSSGASGGGGGSDQDRVKRPMNAFMVWSRGQRRKMALENPKMHNSEISKRLGADWKLLTDAEKRPFIDEAKRLRAVHMKEYPDYKYRPRRKTKTLLKKDKYSLPSGLLPPGAAAAAAAAAAAAAASSPVGVGQRLDTYTHVNGWANGAYSLVQEQLGYAQPPSMSSPPPPPALPQMHRYDMAGLQYSPMMPPTAQSYMNAAAAAAAASGYGGMALGPMGSVVKSEPSSPPPAIASHSQRACLGDLRDMISMYLPPGGDAADAASPLPGGRLHGVHQHYQGAGTAVNGTVPLTHI; encoded by the exons ATGTACAGCCTGCTGGAGACTGAGCTCAAGAACCCG AATAGCGCGAACGCAGGCGGCGGCGCGAACGCAGGCGGCGGTAGCAGCAGTGGCGCAAGCGGTGGTGGCGGGGGCAGCGACCAGGACCGCGTGAAGCGGCCCATGAACGCCTTCATGGTATGGTCCCGCGGGCAGCGGCGCAAGATGGCCCTGGAGAACCCCAAGATGCACAACTCTGAGATCAGCAAACGCTTGGGAGCCGACTGGAAACTGCTGACCGACGCCGAGAAGCGACCGTTCATCGACGAGGCCAAGCGACTGCGCGCCGTGCACATGAAGGAGTACCCGGACTACAAGTACCGGCCACGCCGCAAGACCAAGACGCTGCTCAAGAAGGACAAGTACTCCCTGCCCAGCGGCCTGCTGCCCCccggcgccgccgccgccgccgcagctgccgccgccgccgccgccgccagcaGTCCTGTGGGCGTGGGCCAGCGCCTGGACACGTACACACACGTGAACGGCTGGGCCAACGGCGCGTACTCGCTAGTGCAGGAGCAGCTGGGCTACGCGCAGCCCCCGAGTATGAGcagcccgccgccgccgccagcgCTGCCGCAGATGCACCGCTACGACATGGCCGGCCTGCAGTACAGTCCCATGATGCCACCCACCGCCCAGAGCTACATGAACGCCgcggccgctgccgccgccgcctcggGCTACGGGGGCATGGC CCTGGGCCCCATGGGCTCGGTGGTGAAGTCGGAGCCCAGCTCACCTCCGCCCGCCATCGCGTCGCACTCGCAGCGTGCGTGCCTCGGAGACCTGCGCGACATGATCAGCATGTACCTGCCACCCGGCGGGGACGCGGCCGACGCCGCTTCTCCGCTGCCCGGCGGTCGCCTGCACGGCGTACACCAGCATTACCAGGGCGCCGGGACTGCGGTCAACGGAACGGTGCCGCTGACCCACATCTGA